A stretch of the Manis pentadactyla isolate mManPen7 chromosome 16, mManPen7.hap1, whole genome shotgun sequence genome encodes the following:
- the LOC118924134 gene encoding patr class I histocompatibility antigen, A-126 alpha chain-like isoform X1, with amino-acid sequence MAPRALLLLLSGALALTQTQAGSHSLRYFSTAVSRPGRGEPRFVAVGYVDDTQFVRFDSDAASPRMEPRVPWMQQEGPEYWDQETRNVKGSEQTFRVSLNNVRGYYNQSEAGSHTLQWMFGCVMGPDGRLLRGYHQSAYDGADYIALNEDLRSWTAADTAAQITRRKWEVAGAAEHLRNYVQGRCLEWLRRYLEIGKETLQRAEPPKRHVTHHRFSDREVTLRCWALGFYPAEITLTWLRDGDDLTQDTELVETRPSGDGTFQKWAAVVVPSGEEQRYTCHVQHEGLLKPITLQWEPPQPTIPLVGLIAGLVLFGVTGAAVAGAVMWRKKRSGGKGGSYAQAASGDSDQGSDVSLTAAKESI; translated from the exons ATGGCGCCCCGAgccctcctcctgctgctgtcGGGGGCCCTGGCCCTGACCCAGACCCAGGCGG GCTCCCACTCCCTGAGGTATTTCAGTACCGCCGTGTCCCGGCCCGGCCGCGGGGAGCCCCGCTTCGTCGCCGTGGGCTACGTGGACGACACGCAGTTTGTGAGGTTCGACAGCGACGCCGCGAGTCCGAGGATGGAGCCCCGGGTGCCGTGGATGCAGCAGGAGGGGCCGGAGTACTGGGACCAGGAGACGCGGAACGTCAAGGGCAGCGAACAGACTTTCCGAGTGAGCCTGAACAACGTCCGCGGCTACTACAACCAGAGCGAGGCCG GGTCTCACACCCTCCAGTGGATGTTCGGCTGCGTCATGGGGCCGGACGGGCGCCTCCTCCGCGGGTACCACCAGTCAGCCTACGACGGCGCCGATTACATCGCCCTGAACGAGGACCTGCGCTCCTGGACCGCGGCGGACACGGCGGCGCAGATCACCCGGCGCAAGTGGGAGGTGGCCGGTGCGGCTGAGCACCTCAGGAACTACGTGCAGGGCAGGTGCCTGGAGTGGCTGCGCAGGTACCTGGAGATCGGGAAGGAGACGCTGCAGCGCGCAG AACCCCCAAAAAGACATGTGACCCACCACCGCTTCTCTGACCGTGAGGTCACCCTGaggtgctgggccctgggcttCTACCCTGCGGAGATCACCCTGACCTGGCTGCGTGATGGGGATGACCTGACACAGGACACAGAGCTTGTGGAGACCAGGCCTTCGGGGGATGGAACCTTCCAGAAGTGGGCGGCTGTGGTGGTGCCTTCTGGGGAGGAGCAGAGATACACATGCCATGTGCAGCACGAGGGGCTGCTCAAGCCCATCACTCTACAGTGGG agCCACCTCAGCCCACCATCCCCCTCGTGGGCCTCATTGCCGGCCTGGTCCTCTTCGGGGTCACTGGAGCTGCGGTGGCTGGAGCTGTGATGTGGAGGAAGAAGCGCTCAG
- the LOC118924134 gene encoding patr class I histocompatibility antigen, A-126 alpha chain-like isoform X2: MAPRALLLLLSGALALTQTQAGSHSLRYFSTAVSRPGRGEPRFVAVGYVDDTQFVRFDSDAASPRMEPRVPWMQQEGPEYWDQETRNVKGSEQTFRVSLNNVRGYYNQSEAGSHTLQWMFGCVMGPDGRLLRGYHQSAYDGADYIALNEDLRSWTAADTAAQITRRKWEVAGAAEHLRNYVQGRCLEWLRRYLEIGKETLQRAEPPKRHVTHHRFSDREVTLRCWALGFYPAEITLTWLRDGDDLTQDTELVETRPSGDGTFQKWAAVVVPSGEEQRYTCHVQHEGLLKPITLQWEPPQPTIPLVGLIAGLVLFGVTGAAVAGAVMWRKKRSGGKGGSYAQAANGDSDQGSDVSLTAAKV; the protein is encoded by the exons ATGGCGCCCCGAgccctcctcctgctgctgtcGGGGGCCCTGGCCCTGACCCAGACCCAGGCGG GCTCCCACTCCCTGAGGTATTTCAGTACCGCCGTGTCCCGGCCCGGCCGCGGGGAGCCCCGCTTCGTCGCCGTGGGCTACGTGGACGACACGCAGTTTGTGAGGTTCGACAGCGACGCCGCGAGTCCGAGGATGGAGCCCCGGGTGCCGTGGATGCAGCAGGAGGGGCCGGAGTACTGGGACCAGGAGACGCGGAACGTCAAGGGCAGCGAACAGACTTTCCGAGTGAGCCTGAACAACGTCCGCGGCTACTACAACCAGAGCGAGGCCG GGTCTCACACCCTCCAGTGGATGTTCGGCTGCGTCATGGGGCCGGACGGGCGCCTCCTCCGCGGGTACCACCAGTCAGCCTACGACGGCGCCGATTACATCGCCCTGAACGAGGACCTGCGCTCCTGGACCGCGGCGGACACGGCGGCGCAGATCACCCGGCGCAAGTGGGAGGTGGCCGGTGCGGCTGAGCACCTCAGGAACTACGTGCAGGGCAGGTGCCTGGAGTGGCTGCGCAGGTACCTGGAGATCGGGAAGGAGACGCTGCAGCGCGCAG AACCCCCAAAAAGACATGTGACCCACCACCGCTTCTCTGACCGTGAGGTCACCCTGaggtgctgggccctgggcttCTACCCTGCGGAGATCACCCTGACCTGGCTGCGTGATGGGGATGACCTGACACAGGACACAGAGCTTGTGGAGACCAGGCCTTCGGGGGATGGAACCTTCCAGAAGTGGGCGGCTGTGGTGGTGCCTTCTGGGGAGGAGCAGAGATACACATGCCATGTGCAGCACGAGGGGCTGCTCAAGCCCATCACTCTACAGTGGG agCCACCTCAGCCCACCATCCCCCTCGTGGGCCTCATTGCCGGCCTGGTCCTCTTCGGGGTCACTGGAGCTGCGGTGGCTGGAGCTGTGATGTGGAGGAAGAAGCGCTCAG